The following proteins are co-located in the Acropora palmata chromosome 11, jaAcrPala1.3, whole genome shotgun sequence genome:
- the LOC141858901 gene encoding histamine H2 receptor-like, which translates to MSCLERFSYLANADTSKVAYTILATVAVVLAILTILGNFLVLYALRKCQSLQNSTRALLASLALSDLGIGLFAYPLFVAYCLSIVYNNVDLFCAIQSPYAMVGYCLASVSFFTMTLISLDRFYAVKLRHRYHRVVTIRRVVMTLTAFWIFGLAWSFIWLVSESITGVTVFIIIFCCIIITTVSSVRTYLAIRHHQLQIHAHISQQQGESQVSMGAYKKSLNTMMLIFALLLACYLPYFTVVGVIMATPPSSYTVLAFNVTSTIVYFNSLLNPIVYCVKMRQIRQEVVALLPCFSSENLRRT; encoded by the coding sequence ATGTCTTGTCTTGAAAGATTTTCATACTTGGCCAACGCCGATACGAGTAAAGTCGCGTACACGATTCTTGCAACGGTAGCTGTTGTTCTGGCGATTTTAACGATACTTGGAAACTTTCTTGTTCTGTACGCCTTACGAAAATGCCAATCCTTGCAAAATTCAACAAGGGCATTGCTGGCAAGCTTGGCTTTATCGGATCTTGGCATTGGACTTTTTGCGTACCCTTTATTCGTAGCGTACTGTCTGTCAATTGTGTATAACAACGTTGATCTATTCTGCGCCATTCAAAGTCCTTATGCTATGGTCGGTTACTGTTTGGCATCCGTGTCGTTTTTTACAATGACGTTGATTAGTTTGGACAGATTCTATGCTGTCAAACTGAGGCACAGATATCACCGAGTTGTCACAATCAGACGAGTTGTCATGACCCTAACAGCCTTCTGGATATTTGGCCTTGCGTGGTCTTTCATTTGGCTTGTGAGTGAGAGTATAACAGGTGTAACAGTTTTCATCATCATATTCTGCTGTATAATTATAACAACTGTGTCTTCTGTAAGAACGTATCTCGCTATACGACATCATCAATTGCAAATTCACGCCCACATCTCACAACAGCAGGGAGAAAGTCAAGTCAGCATGGGCGCATATAAGAAATCTCTGAACACGATGATGTTGATTTTCGCCCTTTTGTTAGCTTGCTACCTTCCATATTTCACTGTTGTTGGGGTAATTATGGCAACTCCACCAAGTTCATACACAGTTCTAGCCTTCAACGTTACATCTacaattgtttatttcaacTCCTTGTTGAATCCTATTGTTTACTGTGTGAAGATGAGACAAATCAGGCAAGAAGTAGTCGCACTTCTTCCGTGTTTCTCCAGTGAAAATTTGCGGAGAACATGA
- the LOC141897418 gene encoding histamine H2 receptor-like — protein MTGTSYFCSDQDFQEYRFIKEYSPLWTIFICSMNAVLSIVAVLGNAAILMALPQCRSIHSSTKVLFYSLAFSDFGVGIVAQPLQVASGAGALKNVLKLFCSIQPVYAIVAYFFCAVSFLTMTAISLDRYFALYLGGRYRLVVTGKKFMIALSFMWSGSIIWAISRMWNIRVNKISAIVFGFTSMTITLLSYLRIYWTLKVLKSKIESQKGTKVRERNRRLDILQYKRSVNSMLYVFVFLVACYIPYFCSLLAVAFLGYNSSIVLATNLTSVVIFLNSSLNPFVYCWRIREIRVRVKSIAGKLLCTL, from the coding sequence ATGACGGGCACAAGTTATTTCTGCTCGGACCAAGACTTTCAAGAATACCGGTTCATCAAAGAGTATTCACCTCTCTGGACTATATTTATCTGTTCAATGAACGCTGTGTTGTCCATAGTTGCCGTTCTCGGAAACGCCGCCATTTTAATGGCCTTACCCCAGTGCCGTTCTATCCATTCATCAACTAAAGTTCTCTTTTACAGCTTAGCCTTTTCAGATTTCGGTGTTGGGATAGTAGCACAGCCTTTGCAAGTGGCATCTGGTGCAGGTGCATTAAAAAATGTCCTGAAGTTGTTCTGTTCGATTCAACCTGTCTATGCAATAGTTGCCTATTTCTTCTGCGCAGTGTCTTTCCTTACTATGACGGCAATTAGCCTTGACCGATACTTTGCCCTGTATTTGGGAGGAAGATATCGTTTGGTAGTCACGGGTAAGAAGTTCATGATAGCATTATCTTTCATGTGGAGTGGCAGTATTATCTGGGCGATTTCTCGTATGTGGAACATCagagttaacaagatcagcgCCATCGTTTTTGGCTTCACTAGCATGACCATAACTCTATTGAGTTACCTACGAATTTACTGGACTCTGAAGGTATTGAAATCAAAAATCGAGAGTCAAAAGGGAACTAAAGTGCGTGAAAGGAACCGCAGATTGGATATATTGCAGTATAAAAGATCTGTTAATAGTATGttgtatgtttttgttttcttggttgCTTGTTATATTCCTTATTTTTGTTCTCTGCTAGCCGTTGCTTTTCTAGGTTACAACTCATCGATAGTCTTGGCAACGAACTTAACTTCTGTGGTGATATTTCTAAACTCTTCACTGAATCCATTTGTTTATTGTTGGAGAATCAGGGAGATTCGCGTAAGAGTCAAGTCTATTGCTGGAAAATTATTATGTACTTTGTGA